Part of the Thermodesulfobacteriota bacterium genome, ATGGGGGGGATGCGCATGCGCCCGAAGGCGGCGAAGAGCGCCACGTGGAGCACCAGGGACGCGGCCACCGCCAGCCAGAGGGCACTCTCCGCCCCGGCCGCGAACAGGCCCGGGTAGCGGTGGAGCCTCACGGCCGTTCCAGGGGCTCGGTCACCATGCCCAGCCGCTCGATGCCCCCCCGCTTCATCTCCGCCATCACGCGGACCACGACCCCGTAGGGCACGTCCTTGTCGGCCCGCAGGTAGGCCTCGCGGGAGGTCTTGCGCGCGTAGATCGCCTCGAGCCTCCCCCCCAGGGTGTCGAGCTCCACCGGAGTCTGGCCCACGAAGACCTGCCCCCCCCGGTCTACCGTGACCACCAGGAGATCGGTGTCGGCGGGAAGCTCCGCCGCCACCACCTTGGGCAGGCTCACGTCCACCCCCTGCTGGATCATGGGAGCCGCCACCATGAAGATGATGAGCAGCACCAGCATTACGTCCACCAGCGGCACCACGTTGATCTCCGAGAGGGTGTGCCGCCCCCCCCGCTTGGGCATGGCGGGGGCGTTCACGGCGTCTCGGCCTGGGACGCCGCCGCGTGGTGGCTGACGATGTTGAGGAACTCCGACGAGAAGGCGTCCATCTCGGTGGAGAGGATCTTGATGGCGTTGTTGTAGTAGTTGTAGGCCACCACGGCGGGGATGGCCGCGGCGAGACCGGTGGCCGTGGCGACGAGGGCCTCGGAGATGCCCGGAGCCACCACCGCCAGGTTGGCCGAGCCCGTGAGCCCGATCTCGCGGAAGGAGTCCATGATCCCCCACACCGTGCCGAAAAGCCCGATGAAGGGAGCGGCGCTGGCCACGGTGGCGAGGAAGATCAGCATCCGCTCCAGCCGGGTGACCTCCGCGTCGGCGGTGAGGCGCAAGGTGCGCTGGATGCTCTCGATGCGGCCCACCTCCAGGCTCAGGTCGTCCGGGTCTTCCGGCTGGGACGGCGCGGCCTCGGCGAACTGGGCGGTGGTGCGGCGCCACTCCCGGTAGCCCGCCCGGAAGAGCTCGGCCAGGGGGCTGCGGGCGAGGTCGCGGGTGGCGGCGAGCACCGTGTGGAAGTTCTTGCTGGACCAGAACACTTCCAGGAACTCCCGGCTCTCGCGGGAGGCGCCCCGGATGACCCGGTACTTGTAGAGGATGATCGCCCAGGAGAAGACCGAGCACAGGACCAGGATCAAGAGGACGCCGCCGACGACGGCGCCGGAAGAAAAGGCCATGGCCAGGATGGAAGACGAGCCGAGGGGATTCACGTGGGAGCTCTCCCGTAAGGCGGTTGGGTCGAGGCCTCGAAGATAGAGGCCTGCCGTCGCAGGTGTCAATCCCGATCCCCCCGGGAGGCGAGTGCCCGAATCCACCACCTCTCTTCGGGGCGGGGTTCGGGAGCCCCGGAGCGTAGTCCCGTACCGCATCGACTGATCCGCCCCAGTCCATGGAAACTGATGAGGCCAGGCTCACGGGTTCCGCGAGGGACCCCTCCTCCAATTGCCGCGGATTGCGGGGCGGAGCGCAGGGGTTCCCGGACCCCGCCTTACCACCCAGGCGTTGGATCGCGGGAGTGCCGGCGACGTTGGGACGGAAGGAGGGGTGTGTTACCATCCCGCCGGGCCGGGGGGCGAGGGGCTGCGGGCAGGAGGGAGCGGGATGGATCTGGGAGTGGTGGGGGCAGTGGCGGCGGCGGCCCTGGGAGCGGTGGTGGGCAGCTTCCTCAACGTGGTCGTCCACCGGCTGCCCAAGGGGGAGTCTCTGGCGTTTCCCCCCAGCGCCTGTCCTCGCTGCGGGGCCAGAATTAGGCCCCGGGACAACCTGCCCGTGGTGGGGTTCCTCCTGCTGCGGGGGCGGTGCCGCGACTGCCGGGAGCCCATCTCCTGGCGCTACCCCCTGGTCGAGGCCCTCATGGGGGGGCTCTCCCTGGGCCTCTGGGCGCTCCACGGGCCAAGCCTCCTCTTCGGGGTCCACTTCGTCTTCCTGGCCGGGCTCGTGGCGGTGACCTTCATCGACCTGGATCTCAAGATCATTCCCGACTCCCTCAGCCTGGGGGGCATCGTCGTGGGGCTCGCCTTTTCGCTCCTCACCCCCCTGGGCTGGAAGGCGAGCCTGCTCGGCATCGGGCTGGGGGGCGGAGTGCTCCTGGCCGTGGCCGGGGGCTACTACCTCCTCACCCGGCGCGAGGGCATGGGCCTGGGGGACGTAAAACTCCTGGCCGCGATCGGGGCGTTCCTGGGGTGGGAGGCGGTCCTCTTCACGGTGTTCGTCTCGTCCCTGGTGGGCTCCGTCCTGGGGCTCGCCCTCACCGTGC contains:
- a CDS encoding ExbD/TolR family protein, encoding MNAPAMPKRGGRHTLSEINVVPLVDVMLVLLIIFMVAAPMIQQGVDVSLPKVVAAELPADTDLLVVTVDRGGQVFVGQTPVELDTLGGRLEAIYARKTSREAYLRADKDVPYGVVVRVMAEMKRGGIERLGMVTEPLERP
- the tolQ gene encoding protein TolQ, whose amino-acid sequence is MNPLGSSSILAMAFSSGAVVGGVLLILVLCSVFSWAIILYKYRVIRGASRESREFLEVFWSSKNFHTVLAATRDLARSPLAELFRAGYREWRRTTAQFAEAAPSQPEDPDDLSLEVGRIESIQRTLRLTADAEVTRLERMLIFLATVASAAPFIGLFGTVWGIMDSFREIGLTGSANLAVVAPGISEALVATATGLAAAIPAVVAYNYYNNAIKILSTEMDAFSSEFLNIVSHHAAASQAETP
- a CDS encoding prepilin peptidase, whose product is MDLGVVGAVAAAALGAVVGSFLNVVVHRLPKGESLAFPPSACPRCGARIRPRDNLPVVGFLLLRGRCRDCREPISWRYPLVEALMGGLSLGLWALHGPSLLFGVHFVFLAGLVAVTFIDLDLKIIPDSLSLGGIVVGLAFSLLTPLGWKASLLGIGLGGGVLLAVAGGYYLLTRREGMGLGDVKLLAAIGAFLGWEAVLFTVFVSSLVGSVLGLALTVRRGSGMKLEVPFGPFLALGAAAWVFAGPPLVEWYFGLIA